One Papaver somniferum cultivar HN1 chromosome 10, ASM357369v1, whole genome shotgun sequence genomic window carries:
- the LOC113316295 gene encoding uncharacterized protein LOC113316295, whose protein sequence is MHQPPGFVDPARPDYVCRLRRSLYGLKQAPRAWFQRFATFITGCGFQGSVCDPSLFIYRSGRETAYLLLYVDDIILTASTDALLARFIDLMKLEFSMTDLGPLHHFLGITASRSSSGLFLSQSLYTKDIIARASMTNCKPAATPVDTNSKLSATSGPALSDPTLYRSLAGALQYLTFTRPDISYAVQQVCLFMHDPRELHMQAIKRIIRYLQGTIDHGLSLSVSNISGLTAYSDADWAGCPDSRRSTSGYCIFLGDNLVSWSSKRQATVSRSSAEAEYRGVANAVAETTWLRNLLLELHMPLQRATLVYCDNVSAVYMSGDPVQHQRTKHVEIDIHFVRERVRIGDIRVLHIPSEHQYADIFTKGLPRQLFINFRSSLSFDVE, encoded by the exons ATGCATCAACCTCCGGGATTTGTTGACCCTGCTCGACCTGATTATGTTTGTCGTCTTCGCCGAtctctttatggtctcaaacaggcgcCTCGGGCGTGGTTCCAGAGGTTTGCGACTTTCATCACAGGTTGTGGTTTTCAGGGTAGTGTTTGTGATCCTTCTCTATTTATCTACCGGTCCGGCCGGGAAACTGCATACTTATtactatatgttgatgacatcatactcactgcctctactgatgctctccTAGCCCGGTTTATCGACCTGATGAAACTGGAATTTTCTATGACTGATCTTGGCCcgttacatcattttttgggtattacTGCTTCTCGTTCTTCCTCAGGGttgtttttatctcagtcactctacacAAAGGACATCATTGCTCGTGCATCCATGACGAACTGCAAACCAGCAGCAACTCCGGTTGACACGAACTCTAAGCTCAGTGCTACTTCTGGACCAGCACTTTCGGATCCTACTTTATATCGTAGTCTGGCCGGAGCGTTACAATATCTCACTTTCACTCGACCGGATATCTCTTATGCGGTTCAGCAGGTATGTTTATTTATGCATGACCCTCGGGAGCTACACATGCAAGCCATTAAGCGCATTATTCGATACCTTCAGGGCACTATTGATCATGGTTTGTCTCTCTCGGTTTCGAACATCTCTGGCCTTACCgcctattctgatgctgattgggcgggttGTCCTGACTCACGCCGATCAACATCCGGTTACTGCATTTTTCTTGGAGACAATCTTGTCTCTTGGTCTTCCAAACGTCAAGCAACGGTGTCTCGctcaagtgctgaagcagaatacaggggTGTCGCTAATGCTGTGGCTGAAACAACCTGGCTCCGGAATTTACTTCTTGAGTTGCATATGCCGTTACAACGGGCCACTCTAGTGTATTGTGACAATGTGAGTGCTGTCTACATGTCTGGTGATCCGGTCCAACATCAACGTacaaaacatgtggagattgacatccattttgttcgtgaacgggTTCGTATTGGTGATATTCGTGTCTTACACATTCCTTCCGAACATCAATACGCTGATATCTTCACCAAGGGTCTTCCAAGACAATTGTTTATTAattttcgttctagtcttagc TTTGATGTGGAATGA
- the LOC113319441 gene encoding S-norcoclaurine synthase 2-like — MKSQIVFSIFLFFSSICIAESLNYTLISEFEVAAPADDVWALISSKDAHKTFQMLLPGMFEKLEILEGDGGVGTVLLVVFPPGTVPLSNEGKYVTIDNRRRVREILQVKGGYLDMGVTYFMETFEIIPKGCNCVFKSMIRYEVPDELAPDVSSIISVEGILIMAKAAAKYVVDNSKKTPKYSY, encoded by the exons ATGAAATCCCAAATTGTTTTTTCAATCTTCCTGTTCTTTTCATCGATCTGTATTGCAGAATCGTTGAACTATACTCTTATCAGCGAGTTTGAGGTAGCAGCACCAGCAGATGATGTATGGGCTCTTATCTCCTCCAAGGATGCACACAAGACCTTTCAAATGTTACTTCCTGGTATGTTCGAGAAACTAGAAATTCTTGAAGGTGACGGCGGCGTTGGTACTGTTCTTCTTGTTGTATTTCCTCCAG GAACAGTACCGCTATCCAACGAAGGAAAGTATGTGACAATCGATAACCGGAGGCGTGTTAGGGAGATATTGCAAGTCAAAGGAGGATATCTAGACATGGGTGTAACGTATTTCATGGAGACTTTTGAAATCATTCCGAAAGGTTGTAACTGTGTTTTCAAATCCATGATCAGATATGAGGTCCCTGATGAACTTGCTCCTGATGTATCTTCTATAATTAGTGTTGAAGGTATTCTTATCATGGCTAAAGCTGCAGCAAAATATGTTGTCGATAATAGCAAAAAAACGCCAAAGTATTCATATTAA